The following are from one region of the Desulfofundulus luciae genome:
- a CDS encoding TIGR00725 family protein, with product MTWYIGVIGGAECTEQERELAEEVGREIARRGAILICGGRGGVMEAASRGARQAGGMVVGILPGRHRGEGNSYLTVALPTGLGDARNAIIACAADALVAIGGGYGTLSEIGLALKMNKPVIGLGTWKLERPGLPGGIRPATSAREAVELALLLIST from the coding sequence ATGACCTGGTATATCGGTGTCATTGGTGGAGCCGAATGTACAGAGCAGGAACGGGAACTGGCCGAGGAAGTGGGCCGGGAAATCGCCCGGCGAGGTGCTATTTTAATTTGCGGCGGCCGGGGCGGGGTTATGGAAGCGGCTTCCCGGGGCGCCCGCCAGGCAGGAGGAATGGTGGTCGGCATTCTCCCGGGCCGTCACCGCGGGGAAGGCAATTCCTATTTAACGGTGGCCCTGCCTACCGGACTGGGAGACGCGCGAAACGCCATTATAGCCTGTGCCGCCGATGCCCTCGTTGCCATTGGTGGAGGTTACGGCACCCTCTCGGAAATTGGCCTGGCTCTAAAAATGAACAAGCCGGTAATTGGCCTGGGCACCTGGAAATTGGAGCGCCCTGGCCTGCCCGGTGGCATACGCCCAGCTACCAGTGCCCGGGAAGCAGTGGAGCTGGCTCTGCTTTTAATTTCTACTTGA